The DNA window ACAAGGTGGGAATATAATAAATGAATATTGAGATTAAAAAAGCTACAATTGAAGAAAAATCTATACTCCGAAATTTATTGGAATTATACCAATATGACTTTAGCGAATTTGACGGTAGTGATATTAATGAGCACGGATTATTCGGGTATAAATATCTGGATCACTACTGGACTGAAAATAACCGTTATCCTTTCATAATAAGAGTTAATGGCAAATTGGCTGGCTTTGTCCTTGTAAGGGATCTTATAAACACCGATAATACTATTACTCACTGCATTTCGGAGTTTTTTATTATGAGAAAATACAGAAGACAAGGAATCGGCAAAACAGTTGCTCAAAAAGTTTTTGATATGTTTCCAGGCTATTGGAGTGTAGCCCAAATTGAACAAAACATTCCTGCACAAAACTTCTGGAGAAAAGTCATCTCTGAATACACAAAAGGCAATTATCGTGAAATTTATCAAAATGATGATAATTGGGTAGGCCCTATACAATTGTTTATATCAAAAGGTGCACCTATTATAAACAACAATTTTAATTGCGCGAATAATGATAAAATCGATTAAGGTCAACAAAAAAATCATGGCACCAGCAAGAGTTTTTACCACATTTCCGCCATGATTTTTTACTAACTCCATTTTTATCACATATACCCGTCATCGTATGCTTATTATATATCTTCATCAATCATTTTTTAAATCTTATAAAAGTCTTATTGTTAAAACTACCATACTATTTTATTTCAACTCTCGCTGTTTCTAACCACTTATCTAATGCACTTTTGCTAAATATATAATCATTACCTATTTTGATATATGGTATACCTGAATCTTTTTCGTTAACAATGTCTAATAATTTACTTTCCTCAATTCCTAAATATGAAGATGCTGTAGATAAGTCATAAGTATTTCTTGTGTAAACAACATTAGCATTGTTATTGTACATATTATTTACGATATTACTTAATCCTTGAGACATATCAGACAAACCAGTACCAACATAATCTCCATTGCTTCTCATTCCATTTGCAATGATAACAGCACTTATAATAATAGATATTGACAAGCAAATAATAGAAAATGGCAATGCCTTATCTTTTAACATGGTATAATCACTCTCCCTTTTATAGTTCAATATAACATTATTATACATTAAATAAATTTATTAACACAAATTATATTAAAATAAACTTCATCTACACAGCCCTCAACACCTTATACTTTATTCCTGATAAAAAGTAAACCCCGCAGTAAGACAAATGTTACCCTATGTCCACTGCGAGGTTTTGGAATAAACTTTATTATCATGGAGAAAATTTATTTTTATTCAACTGTCACGCTCTTTGCGAGATTTCTTGGTTTGTCGACATCACAGCCTTTTTCTACTGCCATGTAGTATGCTAAAAGCTGCAGCGGTATTACCGTTATTATCGGTGCGACTTCTTCCATAGTCTTTGGTATATAAAGGACTTTTTCGACTATGCCCTCTAATTGGTTGTTGCCTTCCATCGCAAAAGCAAGGACGTATCCGCCTCTCGTTGTAACTTCTCTTATATTGCTTAACATCTTTTCAAAAAGGTGTTCTTGAGTTGCTAACGCTATGACTAATGTGCCATCTTCAATAAGAGCCAATGTGCCATGCTTCAACTCGCCTGCCGCATAAGCTTCTGAGTGTATATATGATATTTCTTTTAGCTTTAGTGATCCTTCCATTGCGACAGCATAGTCAAGACCTCTTCCTAAATAGAAGACATCTTTTGAATTAAAATGATTTGACGCAAATTCTTGAAGCTCATCTTTATAATCCAGTATGTGTTTTGCTTTATCTGG is part of the Thermoanaerobacterium sp. PSU-2 genome and encodes:
- a CDS encoding GNAT family N-acetyltransferase, with product MNIEIKKATIEEKSILRNLLELYQYDFSEFDGSDINEHGLFGYKYLDHYWTENNRYPFIIRVNGKLAGFVLVRDLINTDNTITHCISEFFIMRKYRRQGIGKTVAQKVFDMFPGYWSVAQIEQNIPAQNFWRKVISEYTKGNYREIYQNDDNWVGPIQLFISKGAPIINNNFNCANNDKID
- a CDS encoding helix-turn-helix domain-containing protein, producing the protein MNYKRESDYTMLKDKALPFSIICLSISIIISAVIIANGMRSNGDYVGTGLSDMSQGLSNIVNNMYNNNANVVYTRNTYDLSTASSYLGIEESKLLDIVNEKDSGIPYIKIGNDYIFSKSALDKWLETARVEIK